A region of Oryctolagus cuniculus chromosome 3, mOryCun1.1, whole genome shotgun sequence DNA encodes the following proteins:
- the CLEC5A gene encoding C-type lectin domain family 5 member A isoform X2: MNWHMIISALVVVLIKVVGMTLFLLYFPEIFGSRNDSISPTRSYGRVCPKDWDLHQGRCFFLSTSELSWNKSRDDCQTRGSTLAIVNTPEKLEYLQDLAGAEKYLIGLMYQPAQKRWRWIDNSVFNGNVTNQHQNFNCVTIGLSKTFDAASCDVTYRWICEKNPV; the protein is encoded by the exons ATGAACTGGCACATGATCATCTCTGCGCTTGTGGTAGTGTTGATTAAAGTTGTTGGAATGACCCTATTTCTGCTGTACT TTCCAGAAATATTTGGGAGCAGGAATGACAGCATCAGTCCCACAAGGAGCTATGGAAGAG TCTGCCCCAAAGACTGGGATCTTCATCAAGGAAGATGTTTTTTCTTGTCCACCTCTGAGTTGTCTTGGAACAAAAGCAGAGATGATTGTCAAACAAGAGGATCCACTTTGGCAATCGTCAACACACCAGAAAAACTG GAGTATCTCCAGGACCTAGCTGGAGCTGAGAAGTATTTAATTGGCTTAATGTACCAGCCTGCACAGAAAAGGTGGCGCTGGATCGACAACTCTGTGTTCAATGGCAA CGTTACCAATCAGCATCAGAATTTCAACTGTGTGACCATAGGCCTATCAAAGACATTTGACGCTGCATCCTGTGACGTCACTTACCGCTGGATCTGCGAGAAGAACCCCGTATGA
- the CLEC5A gene encoding C-type lectin domain family 5 member A isoform X1 has product MNWHMIISALVVVLIKVVGMTLFLLYFPQIFGQSSDAFIPASGSGVDTVPDVPEIFGSRNDSISPTRSYGRVCPKDWDLHQGRCFFLSTSELSWNKSRDDCQTRGSTLAIVNTPEKLEYLQDLAGAEKYLIGLMYQPAQKRWRWIDNSVFNGNVTNQHQNFNCVTIGLSKTFDAASCDVTYRWICEKNPV; this is encoded by the exons ATGAACTGGCACATGATCATCTCTGCGCTTGTGGTAGTGTTGATTAAAGTTGTTGGAATGACCCTATTTCTGCTGTACT TCCCACAGATTTTTGGCCAAAGCAGTGATGCCTTCATCCCCGCAAGTGGCTCTGGAGTGGACACTGTGCCTGATG TTCCAGAAATATTTGGGAGCAGGAATGACAGCATCAGTCCCACAAGGAGCTATGGAAGAG TCTGCCCCAAAGACTGGGATCTTCATCAAGGAAGATGTTTTTTCTTGTCCACCTCTGAGTTGTCTTGGAACAAAAGCAGAGATGATTGTCAAACAAGAGGATCCACTTTGGCAATCGTCAACACACCAGAAAAACTG GAGTATCTCCAGGACCTAGCTGGAGCTGAGAAGTATTTAATTGGCTTAATGTACCAGCCTGCACAGAAAAGGTGGCGCTGGATCGACAACTCTGTGTTCAATGGCAA CGTTACCAATCAGCATCAGAATTTCAACTGTGTGACCATAGGCCTATCAAAGACATTTGACGCTGCATCCTGTGACGTCACTTACCGCTGGATCTGCGAGAAGAACCCCGTATGA